A window of Juglans regia cultivar Chandler chromosome 7, Walnut 2.0, whole genome shotgun sequence contains these coding sequences:
- the LOC108979430 gene encoding uncharacterized protein LOC108979430: MFTERTRRILPSNTVTNLKEHVKVITLRSGWTYDQPQTLNTERDEEVAKNLKSEMKEPQSEVKAAEQDAINQQFEKIKGNKGVAKPKKSKELISETYSPSIYDLPIPFLQRSRKNKDILSKKRKLEEHETMMLINESSAILQKKLSLKLKDLGNFTIPYTIGNSYFDNALCDLGASINLMPLYIFRKLGLGEAKPTTISL; the protein is encoded by the coding sequence ATGTTTACCGAAAGGACAAGAAGGATTTTACCGAGCAACACTGTGACCAATCTGAAAGAACATGTCAAAGTCATAACATTGAGAAGTGGATGGACATATGACCAGCCACAAACATTAAATACCGAGCGAGATGAAGAAGTTGCCAAAAACTTGAAGTCTGAGATGAAGGAACCTCAGTCCGAGGTGAAAGCTGCAGAGCAGGATGCAATCAACCAACAATTTGAGAAGATTAAAGGGAATAAAGGGGTtgcaaaacccaagaaatccaaGGAGCTTATAtctgaaacttattctccttcaatttatgatctaCCAATTCCTTTTCTACaaagatcaagaaaaaataaggatatattatcaaagaaGCGGAAGTTGGAGGAGCATGAGACTATGATGCTGATCAACGAGAGcagtgcaattttacaaaagaagctgTCGCTTAAGTTGAAAGATCTAGGAAACTTCACGATCCCTTACACTATAGgaaattcatattttgataATGCTTTATGTGACTTAGGggcaagtattaatctaatgCCCCTCTATATTTTCAGGAaactaggtcttggagaagcaaagccgaccaccatctctctataG